One Glycine max cultivar Williams 82 chromosome 4, Glycine_max_v4.0, whole genome shotgun sequence DNA segment encodes these proteins:
- the LOC100811989 gene encoding protein EMBRYONIC FLOWER 1, translating to MGSYIHIDSISIDLADSIGKRDAGKCEHFSIRGYVSEMRKKDWKNCWPFTVHESDKQPSFLPLDVPKYRCRHCQNSAQEIAAKDIQRDDQTNFDCCSTGCISGSNCNNAALKSVIQQDPMLDTLEMREIDLNTTLSCVNDYLTNNEKGKKGGVVPSRIIDLEFGLEDNLNHQVTSIPSPKNYTDLAPEVHTTKKGEGNEVSFPELASNLKCMEKNSAEMCNGGTPADNQCQKDLIKACTVLGKGTTVMEVDNTDDHPTGPSLEPVACNNAAPAGSVDNTVENDFQDHHSEKSTGLSRRRPRKVRLMADLLSDNGELKTEQISIQESVSLGTSNASAASQAHSMVPGKVDIQSCLTLTSTGPSRKRKFPLDEVLRPASMCNEVLNSEGNEKTADTVLDTRSNFKDVPTGLGLQDVAKGHWSKTETERSHIIGKKKYKKIQVVDNCLIPEQPQGHQRENEDTVDTTDKVYASKTNSSRLAPCAFTGKGMDNFPIRPLRIENEFNLSKEKGKMLQTDRELDSLSWHKNNMLVQDSCAYSGEKARSNMPVTIPIPSAQGVLKGRGLEEGLHLSLNNYLVDAQVYNKKSIHQIGNHLPYSMPFEDGTSKVPLLNWKDSDTNVFGGQNIPSKNPTGKGVHCEEINGARTVQKTIEAVDQLGFMKRYSEQTVEVSEQGTLDDIPMEIVELLAKNQYERCLPDVENRSSTLEKPTLGRKAQMTGGSTVHRKGEMSLLKDSQKEKPQGRHKKNMVTRGENVKPSKRKPVNYFSPFDGNNLGMNNICPPQSTFGLEVSQSQKKPSSGFQFSPIGSSQLGSARSFRLNGTFEERGSPNATFQAPGGCSLHKNILHQDDEASRIWASLTSNSQGYDFPKKVVSSQHPSSSVDITSLQSGSFHKQNMKRDIDLNYMNLNAAGLEKLSRNSSSETFNRMNGEYSFPCKHSGMEPHQNLRGSLDLYSNETIPAMHLLSLMDAGMQSRTAFDVGVSSQMLKRPSYLGDCNTKLEIGTSKTPGTLKRPSSDYYSRSFLPDKHGCFAGSPTFGASSSTPHDKKLIRATAFNGQNPMKSGRKEKMKSSNSTLQNKVSKQICWPRNETETSLQRKLEVNGNHETPVPYKIISGNTCMVNRNPADLTIPETGNIYMIRGEDLKFEKNFPKKRPRFPIPYGSKQQKNLKGTKMKEHSKH from the exons ATGGGGTCTTATATTCACATTGATTCAATCTCTATCGATCTTGCCGATTCTATTGGCAAGAGAGATGCAGGCAAATGTGAACATTTCTCGATACG TGGATATGTGTCTGAAATGCGCAAAAAGGACTGGAAAAATTGTTGGCCATTTACAGTACATGAGTCTGACAAACAACCATCATTTCTGCCATTAGATGTACCAAAATATAGATGTCGGCATTGTCAGAACTCTGCACAAGAAATTGCTGCCAAGGACATCCAGAGAGATGACCAAACAAACTTTGATTGTTGCAGTACTGGATGCATATCTGGTAGCAATTGCAATAATGCAGCTCTTAAGTCTGTTATTCAGCAAGATCCAATGCTTGACACTCTTGAGATGAGAGAAATTGATCTTAATACTACCCTGAGCTGTGTCAATGATTACTTAACAAATAATGAGAAAGGCAAGAAAGGTGGAGTCGTACCTAGCAGAATAATTG ACCTTGAGTTTGGCTTGGAGGATAATCTCAATCACCAAGTAACTAGTATTCCATCACCTAAAAACTATACAGACCTCGCACCAGAAGTGCACACTACTAAGAAAG GTGAAGGTAATGAAGTTTCTTTTCCTGAGCTTGCTAGCAATTTGAAATGCATGGAGAAGAATTCTGCTGAGATGTGTAATGGTGGAACACCAGCAGATAACCAATGCCAGAAAGATTTAATAAAAGCTTGCACAGTTTTGGGGAAAGGAACAACAGTAATGGAGGTGGACAATACAGACGATCACCCAACTGGACCTTCTCTTGAACCAGTTGCTTGTAATAATGCTGCACCTGCAGGAAGTGTGGACAATACAGTTGAAAATGATTTTCAGGATCATCATTCAGAAAAGTCCACTGGTTTGTCTCGTAGGAGGCCTCGGAAGGTGCGCTTGATGGCTGACTTATTAAGTGACAATGGTGAATTGAAGACTGAGCAAATTTCTATACAAGAATCTGTATCCCTTGGTACTTCCAATGCCTCTGCAGCTTCCCAGGCACACTCAATGGTGCCAGGAAAGGTGGATATTCAAAGTTGTTTGACTTTGACAAGCACAGGTCCAAGTAGAAAAAGGAAGTTTCCTCTGGATGAGGTACTGAGACCTGCAAGCATGTGTAATGAAGTTCTGAACTCAGAGGGAAATGAAAAAACAGCTGATACTGTTTTGGATACTAGATCCAATTTTAAAGATGTACCCACAGGATTAGGTTTACAAGATGTTGCAAAGGGACACTGGAGTAAAACTGAAACCGAAAGAAGCCATATCATTGGCAAGAAGAAATACAAAAAGATTCAAGTTGTAGATAATTGCTTGATTCCTGAGCAACCACAAGGAcatcaaagagaaaatgaagacaCTGTGGATACTACAGACAAGGTATATGCATCTAAAACTAATTCTTCTAGATTAGCTCCCTGTGCATTCACAGGGAAAGGGATGGATAATTTTCCTATCCGCCCCCTAAGAATAGAAAATGAATTCAATTTGTCCAAAGAAAAGGGGAAAATGCTGCAAACTGACAGGGAGCTGGATTCTTTATCCTGGCACAAAAATAACATGCTTGTACAAGATTCCTGTGCATATTCAGGGGAAAAAGCCAGGTCTAATATGCCTGTAACAATTCCAATTCCTTCAGCCCAAGGGGTGCTAAAAGGAAGAGGACTGGAAGAGGGACTTCATCTTTCTCTAAACAATTATTTGGTGGATGCACAAGTTTACAACAAAAAATCTATCCATCAAATTGGAAATCACCTACCTTACTCAATGCCTTTTGAAGATGGAACTTCAAAAGTACCACTGCTTAATTGGAAGGACAGTGACACTAATGTTTTTGGAGGGCAAAACATTCCTTCGAAGAACCCAACTGGAAAAGGAGTTCATTGTGAA GAAATTAATGGTGCAAGAACCGTACAAAAAACTATTGAAGCTGTGGACCAACTAGGTTTTATGAAAAGATACAGTGAACAAACAGTCGAGGTGTCTGAGCAGGGAACACTTGATGATATACCCATGGAAATTGTGGAACTCTTGGCGAAGAATCAGTATGAGAGATGTCTTCCTGATGTAGAAAATAGAAGTTCCACATTAGAAAAACCTACTCTTGGAAGGAAAGCACAGATGACAGGTGGTTCTACTGTACACAGAAAAGGGGAGATGAGCTTGTTAAAAGACAGCCAAAAGGAGAAACCTCAGGGAAGACATAAGAAAAACATGGTCACAAGAGGAGAGAATGTGAAGCCTAGCAAAAGAAAGccagttaattatttttctccatTTGATGGAAACAATTTGGGCATGAATAATATCTGTCCACCTCAATCCACCTTTGGACTTGAAGTTTCCCAGTCCCAAAAGAAGCCATCAAGTGGATTCCAGTTTTCACCTATTGGTTCTAGCCAGCTTGGTAGTGCTCGAAGTTTCAGGTTGAATGGGACTTTTGAAGAGCGTGGATCCCCTAATGCTACTTTTCAAGCCCCTGGAGGATGTAGCTTACACAAGAATATCCTACATCAGGATGATGAAGCTTCTCGCATCTGGGCATCCTTGACTTCAAATTCCCAAGGATATGATTTTCCCAAAAAGGTTGTTTCTTCTCAGCATCCTAGTAGTAGTGTGGACATAACTTCACTCCAATCTGGTTCATTTCATAAGCAAAACATGAAGAGGGATATTGATCTAAACTACATGAATCTGAATGCTGCTGGACTAGAAAAGCTTAGTAGGAATTCAAGTTCTGAAACCTTCAACAGGATGAATGGAGAATATTCATTTCCTTGCAAACATAGTGGAATGGAGCCTCATCAAAATTTGAGGGGATCTCTTGATTTGTATTCTAATGAAACAATACCAGCCATGCATTTACTCAGCCTTATGGATGCAGGCATGCAGTCCCGTACAGCTTTTGATGTGGGTGTCAGTTCTCAGATGCTTAAGAGGCCCTCTTATCTGGGTGATTGCAATACTAAGTTGGAGATTGGTACATCTAAGACCCCTGGTACCCTGAAAAGACCATCATCTGATTATTACAGCAGAAGCTTCTTACCAGATAAGCATGGCTGTTTTGCTGGCTCTCCAACCTTTGGTGCATCTTCATCAACCCCGCatgataagaaattaataagGGCTACTGCTTTCAACGGTCAAAATCCAATGAAGTCTGGAAGGAAAGAGAAGATGAAGAGCTCCAACTCTACCCTGCAGAATAAAGTTAGTAAGCAAATTTGCTGGCCTCGTAATGAAACCGAAACATCACTGCAGCGCAAATTGGAAGTTAATGGCAATCATGAAACCCCTGTGCCATATAAAATCATCTCTGGAAACACATGTATGGTGAACAGGAATCCAGCAGATCTCACCATACCAGAAACAGGGAATATCTATATGATCAGAGGAGAAGATCTGAAATTCGAGAAGAATTTTCCCAAAAAAAGGCCTCGCTTCCCCATTCCATATGGATCAAAGCAGCAGAAGAATTTGAAGGGAACTAAAATGAAAGAACATTCAAAACATTGA